A region from the Spirochaeta thermophila DSM 6192 genome encodes:
- a CDS encoding dihydroorotate dehydrogenase-like protein, protein MELSTRYLGLSLKNPLIVGASPLTADVSHLVSCETHGAAAVVLRSLFQEEIAEGVEHLKSLSEGFHTEAADYLTHFGTQQALEAYLSLVREAKDRLSIPVIASLNCSSREWWAEAASRIEEAGADALELNVAPFPSNDAESSQEVEERIYDIVRTARSAVSVPIAVKVGPYFTSLGHLLARIEALGAGGVVLFNRFYQVDIAPSTRRLVSGHRLSDPHEFSHTLRWTALEAPRRNLDIVASCGIHSGLDIAKAVLAGASAVQVVSAVLRHGFGHIEKMVHELEAWLSEQGFSSLREAKGALIRTPGEDEERLSRLQYLIALRGFGR, encoded by the coding sequence ATGGAACTTTCCACGCGCTATCTTGGCCTTTCTCTCAAAAATCCTCTCATTGTGGGGGCATCTCCCCTCACCGCCGACGTCTCCCACCTCGTCTCCTGCGAAACGCACGGCGCCGCCGCCGTGGTGCTCCGCTCCCTCTTCCAGGAGGAGATCGCAGAGGGGGTGGAACACCTGAAGAGCCTCTCCGAAGGGTTCCACACCGAAGCCGCGGACTATCTCACCCACTTCGGCACCCAGCAGGCCCTGGAGGCCTACCTCTCCCTCGTGCGCGAGGCGAAGGATCGGCTCTCCATCCCCGTGATCGCGAGCCTCAACTGCAGCAGCCGCGAGTGGTGGGCCGAGGCTGCAAGCCGCATCGAAGAGGCAGGGGCGGACGCCCTCGAGCTGAACGTGGCCCCCTTTCCCTCGAACGATGCCGAGTCCTCGCAGGAGGTGGAGGAACGGATCTACGACATAGTGAGGACCGCACGGTCGGCGGTCTCCGTCCCCATCGCCGTGAAGGTAGGCCCCTATTTCACGAGTCTGGGACACCTCCTCGCCCGGATCGAGGCCCTCGGCGCCGGGGGGGTGGTGCTCTTCAACCGATTCTACCAGGTGGACATCGCCCCCTCGACGAGGAGGCTCGTCTCGGGGCACAGGCTGAGCGATCCCCACGAATTCTCACACACCCTCCGCTGGACAGCCCTGGAGGCGCCGAGGCGAAATCTGGACATCGTCGCATCGTGCGGGATCCACTCCGGCCTCGATATCGCCAAGGCGGTGCTCGCAGGCGCGAGTGCGGTACAGGTGGTCTCCGCCGTCCTCAGACATGGATTCGGCCACATCGAGAAGATGGTTCATGAACTCGAGGCCTGGCTCTCCGAGCAGGGCTTCTCCTCGCTCCGGGAGGCGAAGGGCGCACTCATACGCACCCCTGGCGAGGACGAGGAGCGCTTGAGCAGGCTCCAGTACCTCATCGCCCTCCGCGGTTTCGGAAGATAG
- a CDS encoding endo-1,4-beta-xylanase, with translation MKPLEGRFLGNIFYGAEEPLKFSQYWNQVTPENAGKWGSVESSRDQMNFGTLDYIYNYAKQHGMPFKFHVLVWGQQQPSWISGLSTSEQRAEVEEWFAAVADRYADIDMIDVVNEPLHSPPPYRDALGGDGSTGWDWVITSFQLAREYFPDSTLLINEYGIISDPSAAQRYIQIIDLLTARGLVDGIGIQCHAFNMDSVSVSTMEQVLDMLAQTGLPIYVSELDMRGDDQTQLQRYQEKFPVLWEHPSVRGVTLWGYVEGHIWQSEAYLLHSDGTERPALSWLMQYVYGD, from the coding sequence ATGAAACCTCTGGAGGGACGATTCCTCGGCAACATCTTCTACGGTGCCGAGGAGCCGCTGAAGTTTTCGCAGTACTGGAACCAGGTGACCCCTGAGAATGCGGGGAAGTGGGGGTCGGTGGAGTCGAGCCGGGATCAGATGAACTTCGGTACACTCGACTACATCTACAACTATGCGAAGCAGCACGGGATGCCGTTCAAGTTTCACGTGCTCGTGTGGGGTCAGCAGCAGCCCTCGTGGATCAGCGGGCTTTCGACGAGCGAGCAGCGTGCGGAGGTGGAGGAGTGGTTTGCGGCCGTGGCGGACCGGTACGCCGACATCGACATGATCGACGTGGTAAACGAGCCGCTGCACTCGCCGCCGCCGTACCGTGATGCCCTTGGTGGTGATGGGAGCACCGGTTGGGACTGGGTGATCACCTCGTTCCAGCTTGCGAGGGAGTACTTTCCGGACAGCACCCTGCTCATCAACGAGTACGGGATCATCTCCGATCCGAGTGCAGCGCAGCGGTACATCCAGATCATCGATCTTCTCACGGCGCGAGGGCTTGTGGACGGGATAGGGATTCAGTGTCACGCCTTCAACATGGATAGCGTGAGCGTGTCCACGATGGAGCAGGTGCTCGACATGCTTGCGCAGACGGGTCTTCCCATCTATGTGTCCGAGTTGGACATGAGGGGTGACGATCAGACGCAGCTTCAGCGGTACCAGGAGAAGTTTCCGGTGTTGTGGGAGCATCCCTCGGTGAGGGGTGTGACGCTCTGGGGGTATGTGGAGGGACACATCTGGCAGAGCGAGGCGTACCTGCTGCACTCCGACGGCACGGAGCGGCCCGCCCTCTCCTGGCTCATGCAGTACGTGTACGGCGACTGA
- a CDS encoding ABC transporter ATP-binding protein produces MDYVVEMMDIVKDFPGIRANDHVTLRVREGTIHALLGENGAGKSTLMNILFGLHHPDSGVIRVRGREVQVSNPNVATSLGIGMVHQHFKLVHNFTVAENIVMGSEPRRGPFLDIETARQKVARISREYGLEVDPDARIEDLSVGSQQRVEILKMLYRDARILIFDEPTAVLTPQEIEELMEIMRKLAGSGKTIILITHKLKEIKEVADECSVLRRGRLVATFPVSDVSEEEMAELMVGREVSFKVEKDAPRPGSPALEIRELSVRNERGILAVEGLSLTVREGEILGLCGVDGNGQRELLYALAGLLPVESGRILLSGKDITHEPTRRKLDAGLGFVPEDRQRHGLILAFSVGENLVIHDYGRPPFSRYGILRYETIYEHAETLMSQFDVRAARGARTSAGELSGGNQQKAIIAREVHRSPRVLVVAQPTRGLDVGAIEYIHRRIVEERDKGRAILLVSFDLDEILDLSDRIAVIYRGRIVAEVAAGETDENELGLLMAGSTARGESA; encoded by the coding sequence GTGGACTATGTCGTAGAGATGATGGATATCGTGAAGGACTTCCCCGGTATCAGGGCCAACGACCATGTGACCTTACGGGTCCGTGAGGGGACGATCCACGCCCTCCTGGGGGAGAACGGAGCGGGCAAGTCGACGCTCATGAACATCCTCTTCGGACTCCACCATCCGGATTCCGGCGTCATCCGGGTGCGGGGCCGGGAAGTGCAGGTTTCGAATCCCAATGTGGCCACCTCGCTGGGCATCGGGATGGTGCATCAGCACTTCAAGCTCGTGCACAACTTCACGGTGGCGGAGAACATCGTCATGGGAAGCGAGCCCCGGAGGGGGCCCTTCCTCGACATAGAGACCGCCCGCCAGAAGGTGGCCCGCATCTCCCGGGAGTACGGCCTGGAGGTGGATCCGGACGCCCGGATAGAAGACCTCTCGGTGGGGAGTCAACAGCGTGTGGAGATCCTCAAGATGCTCTACCGGGACGCCCGAATCCTCATCTTCGACGAACCCACTGCGGTGCTCACCCCCCAGGAGATAGAGGAACTCATGGAGATCATGCGGAAGCTTGCCGGGAGCGGTAAGACGATCATACTCATCACCCACAAACTCAAGGAGATCAAGGAGGTGGCGGACGAATGCTCCGTGCTCCGACGGGGCAGGCTCGTAGCCACGTTTCCCGTCTCCGATGTCTCGGAAGAGGAGATGGCTGAACTCATGGTGGGAAGGGAGGTGAGTTTCAAGGTGGAGAAGGACGCCCCCCGGCCAGGATCGCCTGCTCTCGAAATTCGAGAGCTCTCTGTCCGGAACGAACGGGGAATCCTCGCGGTCGAAGGGCTGTCCCTCACTGTGCGGGAGGGCGAGATCCTCGGCCTCTGCGGAGTCGACGGCAATGGGCAACGGGAACTCCTCTATGCCCTCGCCGGGCTCCTTCCGGTGGAGTCGGGTCGTATTCTCCTCTCCGGAAAGGATATCACCCATGAGCCTACGAGGCGGAAACTGGATGCAGGGCTCGGCTTCGTTCCCGAGGACCGCCAGCGGCATGGGCTCATCCTGGCGTTCTCGGTGGGGGAGAACCTGGTGATACACGACTACGGGCGGCCTCCTTTCTCCCGGTATGGCATCCTCCGGTACGAGACGATCTACGAGCATGCCGAGACCCTCATGTCACAGTTCGACGTGCGGGCGGCCCGGGGCGCGAGAACTTCCGCTGGCGAACTCTCCGGTGGGAACCAACAGAAGGCCATCATCGCCCGCGAGGTGCACAGGTCACCCCGCGTGCTCGTGGTGGCCCAGCCGACCCGGGGGCTGGATGTGGGGGCGATCGAGTACATACACAGGAGGATCGTGGAGGAACGGGACAAGGGGAGGGCGATCCTCCTCGTCTCGTTCGATCTCGACGAGATACTCGACCTGTCCGACCGGATCGCCGTGATCTACAGGGGGAGGATCGTGGCGGAGGTGGCCGCAGGAGAAACCGACGAGAACGAACTCGGGCTCCTCATGGCGGGATCAACGGCAAGGGGGGAGAGCGCATGA
- a CDS encoding ABC transporter permease, protein MKVFEIFPIGLMFATPIILAGLGGLFSERSGVVNIALEGIMMVGGFTAAALVVVLEPLTPAAPWIAFLAAAVAGLVFSLFHAVASVHLRADQIISGTALNILAGGLTVYLCQILFGQQRTRAFSVGLRKVTVPFLEDIPLVGPLFFSEIYPTFYLALFLVVITWIVVYRTVFGLRLRACGEHPEAAASMGIDVYRMRYLGVMLSGVLAGLAGGVMVLSQDIQYTLTSIHGTGFIALASLIFGKWNPWGVLGAATFFGFSQALSFYVNDISFLQSIPLEFFHAFPYVLTIVALLAFAGRYSGPRAAGRIYQR, encoded by the coding sequence ATGAAGGTGTTTGAGATCTTCCCCATAGGGCTCATGTTCGCCACCCCCATCATCCTCGCGGGCCTCGGCGGGCTCTTCAGCGAGCGTTCCGGTGTGGTGAACATCGCCCTGGAAGGGATCATGATGGTGGGCGGTTTCACTGCAGCGGCCCTGGTGGTAGTGCTCGAGCCTCTCACCCCCGCGGCGCCGTGGATCGCCTTTCTCGCAGCGGCAGTCGCGGGCCTCGTGTTCTCCCTGTTCCATGCGGTGGCCTCGGTCCACCTCAGGGCCGATCAGATCATCTCGGGTACGGCGCTCAACATCCTCGCGGGAGGCCTCACGGTCTATCTCTGTCAGATCCTCTTCGGTCAGCAGCGGACCCGGGCCTTCTCCGTGGGCCTCAGGAAGGTGACGGTACCCTTTCTCGAGGACATTCCCCTCGTGGGCCCTCTCTTCTTCTCCGAAATCTATCCCACGTTCTATCTCGCCCTGTTCCTTGTGGTGATCACGTGGATCGTGGTCTACAGGACCGTCTTCGGTCTCAGGCTGAGGGCCTGCGGAGAACACCCCGAGGCCGCCGCGAGCATGGGGATAGACGTGTACAGGATGCGATACCTGGGGGTGATGCTCTCAGGTGTGCTCGCAGGACTCGCAGGTGGGGTGATGGTCCTCTCGCAGGACATCCAGTACACCCTCACTTCCATACACGGCACAGGCTTCATCGCCCTCGCGTCCCTCATATTCGGGAAGTGGAACCCCTGGGGGGTGCTGGGGGCCGCCACGTTCTTCGGTTTCTCGCAGGCTCTCTCGTTCTATGTGAACGACATCTCCTTCCTCCAGAGCATCCCCCTCGAATTCTTCCACGCCTTTCCCTACGTCCTCACCATAGTCGCCCTTCTCGCCTTCGCGGGAAGGTATTCGGGACCACGGGCGGCGGGACGGATCTATCAGCGCTAG
- a CDS encoding ABC transporter permease encodes MTTGRRWMILSLSAVVLGFLAGAVIITLTGRSPGLMFAAMVKAFSGLDILRGSFNARYIGEFLIQMIPITLTGLSVGFAFRAGLFNIGAEGQLMMGALGGTMVALLVPAPPWLHLPLCLLGAMVGGGLWGLIPGWLKAWYNLHEVVVTIMLNYTALHLSNWALLHVVGTVDRVKTSPFPASALLKSEFLSSITRGSRLHWGLLIMVVCILVYWVVIEKTTLGFGLRATGHNKDAARFAGFPIAGYTMLTMAMSGAFAGLAGGAMALGTFGFGRVLPAFEGYGMDGIAVALVGGNTAWGIAASGALFGMLKAAQPLMQSQGVPREIAGIIQASIVLFVAMRYGIQLVIDRVSRIRQGGRNEGV; translated from the coding sequence ATGACTACAGGAAGACGATGGATGATCCTCTCCCTCAGTGCGGTGGTGCTGGGGTTCCTCGCAGGCGCGGTGATCATCACCCTCACGGGCCGCTCTCCGGGGCTGATGTTCGCGGCGATGGTGAAGGCCTTCTCGGGGCTCGACATCCTGAGGGGATCCTTCAACGCCAGGTACATCGGAGAGTTCCTCATCCAGATGATCCCCATCACCCTCACTGGGCTTTCGGTGGGATTCGCCTTCAGGGCGGGTCTCTTCAACATAGGAGCAGAGGGGCAACTCATGATGGGCGCTCTGGGCGGTACCATGGTGGCCCTGCTGGTCCCGGCCCCTCCGTGGCTCCATCTCCCCCTCTGCCTCCTGGGGGCCATGGTGGGAGGAGGGCTGTGGGGGCTCATCCCCGGCTGGCTCAAGGCCTGGTACAATCTCCATGAGGTGGTCGTCACGATCATGCTCAACTATACCGCCTTGCACCTGTCCAACTGGGCGCTCCTCCACGTGGTGGGTACCGTGGACCGGGTGAAGACCTCGCCGTTTCCGGCCTCTGCCCTCCTCAAGAGCGAGTTCCTCTCCTCGATCACCAGGGGATCGAGGCTCCATTGGGGGCTCCTCATCATGGTCGTCTGCATTCTCGTCTACTGGGTGGTGATCGAGAAGACCACTTTGGGGTTCGGACTGCGGGCCACGGGACACAACAAGGATGCCGCACGCTTCGCCGGCTTCCCCATCGCCGGGTATACGATGCTCACCATGGCGATGAGCGGTGCGTTCGCGGGGCTCGCCGGTGGGGCGATGGCCCTGGGGACCTTCGGATTCGGGCGGGTGCTTCCCGCCTTCGAGGGGTACGGGATGGATGGGATAGCCGTGGCGCTGGTGGGAGGGAACACTGCGTGGGGCATCGCCGCCTCGGGGGCTCTCTTCGGGATGCTCAAGGCGGCACAGCCCCTCATGCAGTCCCAGGGTGTTCCCCGGGAGATCGCGGGGATCATACAGGCGAGTATCGTCCTCTTCGTGGCCATGCGCTATGGGATCCAGCTCGTCATCGATCGGGTGTCCAGAATCAGGCAGGGAGGCAGAAATGAAGGTGTTTGA
- a CDS encoding 2-oxo acid dehydrogenase subunit E2, with amino-acid sequence MGVRKRCDGTLIKGLPGFRKINPFVMKGRNESAVYYSDEFVLDETLEFIREYNRNRKPGQKSISIFHVVLCAAVRTIALRPQANRFISGQKIYQRNRIQISFVVKKELTEEGLESTAKITFSPNETLQTIVDKVHRGVKAARDAAGTATDKEMEFVTKLPRFLLNLVIKGFKILDYYGIAPKSMIETDPLYTSVFLANLSSLGLDAPFHHLYEWGNASVFFVMGRIKKVPYIDEEGQVKVHTVMEAKFTIDDRISEGIYWAKTIRMLKHFVEHPQELVEPPEIPEEILKEHMLEEV; translated from the coding sequence ATGGGTGTGCGGAAGCGATGCGATGGGACCCTCATCAAGGGACTTCCGGGATTCAGGAAGATAAACCCCTTTGTGATGAAGGGGCGTAACGAGTCGGCGGTCTACTACAGCGACGAGTTCGTGCTCGACGAGACGCTCGAGTTCATCAGGGAGTACAACCGGAACAGAAAGCCGGGACAGAAGTCCATCAGCATCTTCCATGTGGTCCTCTGCGCCGCGGTCCGGACCATCGCCCTCAGGCCCCAGGCGAACAGGTTCATCTCCGGACAGAAGATCTACCAGCGCAACAGGATCCAGATCTCGTTCGTGGTGAAGAAGGAGCTCACCGAGGAGGGGCTCGAGAGTACGGCGAAGATCACGTTCAGCCCGAATGAGACCCTTCAGACCATCGTGGACAAGGTGCACCGGGGGGTGAAGGCGGCCCGGGATGCGGCGGGCACCGCCACCGACAAGGAGATGGAGTTCGTCACGAAGCTCCCCCGCTTTCTCCTCAACCTGGTGATCAAGGGATTCAAGATCCTCGACTACTACGGCATCGCGCCCAAGTCGATGATCGAGACCGATCCCCTCTATACGAGCGTCTTTCTCGCCAATCTCTCGAGTCTCGGCCTCGATGCCCCCTTCCACCACCTCTACGAGTGGGGCAACGCCTCGGTCTTCTTCGTCATGGGGAGGATCAAGAAGGTGCCCTACATCGACGAAGAGGGCCAGGTGAAGGTACACACCGTGATGGAGGCAAAGTTCACCATCGACGACAGGATATCAGAGGGCATCTACTGGGCGAAGACCATCAGGATGCTCAAGCACTTCGTCGAACACCCGCAGGAACTCGTAGAGCCGCCTGAGATCCCGGAAGAGATCCTCAAGGAACACATGCTGGAAGAGGTGTGA